From Chionomys nivalis chromosome 21, mChiNiv1.1, whole genome shotgun sequence, a single genomic window includes:
- the Cdh15 gene encoding cadherin-15 produces the protein MGSPLLFALGLLAQSLGLPWALPEPEPSTLYPWRRGPAPGRVRRAWVIPPISVSENHKRLPYPLVQIKSDKQQLGSVIYSIQGPGVDEEPQNVFSIDKFTGRVYLNATLDREKTDRFRLRAFALDLGGSTLEEPTDLEIVVVDQNDNRPVFLQDVFRGRILEGAIPGTFVTRAEATDADDPETDNAALRFSILEQGTPEFFSIDEHTGEIRTVQVGLDREVVGVYNLTLQVADMSGDGLTATASAIISVDDINDNAPEFTKDEFFMEAAEAVAGVDVGRLEVEDRDLPGSPNWVARFTILEGDPDGQFKIYTDPRTNEGVLSVVKPLDYESREQYELRVSVQNEAPLQAAAPRARRGQTRVSVWVQDINEAPVFPENPLRTGIAEGAPPGTSVATFSARDPDAQQLQRISYSKDYDPEDWLQVDGATGRIQTQRVLSPASPFLKDGWYRAIILALDNAIPPSTATGTLSIEILEVNDHAPALAPPPSGSLCSEPDQGPGLLLGATDEDLPPHGAPFHFQLNPRVPDLGRNWSISQINVSHARLRLRHQVSEGLHHLSLLLQDSGEPPQQREQTLNVTVCRCGTDGTCLPGAAALLAGGVGVSLGALVIVLASTVVLLVLILLAALRTRFRGQSPDKSLLHGLQEDLRDNILNYDEQGGGEEDQDAYDINQLRHPVEPRATSRSLGRPPLRRDAPFSYMPQPHRALPTSPSDIANFISDGLEAADSDPSVPPYDTALIYDYEGDGSVAGTLSSILTSLGDEDQDYDYLRDWGPRFARLADMYGHQ, from the exons ATGGGTTCTCCTCTGCTCTTCGCCCTCGGGCTTCTTGCCCAG AGCCTTGGCCTGCCCTGGGCACTCCCTGAGCCAGAGCCCAGCACCCTGTACCCCTGGCGTCGGGGACCAGCCCCAGGCCGTGTGCGGAGAGCCTGGGTCATCCCACCCATCAGTGTGTCTGAGAACCACAAACGCCTCCCCTACCCACTGGTGCAG ATCAAGTCTGATAAGCAACAGCTGGGCAGTGTCATCTACAGCATCCAGGGGCCCGGCGTGGATGAGGAGCCCCAAAATGTCTTCTCCATCGACAAGTTCACGGGGAGGGTGTACCTCAATGCCACGCTGGACCGTGAGAAGACGGACCGCTTCAGG CTAAGGGCCTTTGCCCTGGACTTGGGTGGCTCTACCCTGGAGGAGCCCACGGACCTGGAGATCGTTGTGGTGGACCAAAATGACAACCGGCCAGTCTTCCTACAGGACGTGTTCAGGGGCCGCATCCTGGAGGGTGCCATCCCAG GCACCTTCGTAACCAGGGCTGAGGCCACGGACGCCGATGATCCAGAGACAGACAATGCTGCTCTCAGGTTCTCTATCCTGGAGCAGGGCACCCCTGAGTTCTTCAGCATTGATGAGCATACTGGAGAGATCCGCACAGTGCAAGTGGGGCTGGACCGTGAG GTGGTTGGTGTGTATAACCTGACCCTGCAGGTGGCAGACATGTCAGGAGATGGCCTCACTGCCACAGCCTCAGCTATCATCTCCGTAGATGACATCAACGACAATGCCCCTGAGTTCACCAAGGACGAG TTCTTCATGGAGGCTGCAGAAGCTGTTGCTGGAGTGGATGTGGGACGGCTCGAGGTGGAGGACAGAGACCTGCCTGGGTCCCCTAACTGGGTGGCCAGGTTCACCATCCTGGAGGGTGATCCTGATGGGCAGTTCAAGATCTACACAGACCCCAGGACCAATGAAGGTGTGCTGTCTGTGGTCAAG CCCCTGGACTATGAAAGCCGTGAGCAATATGAGCTCAGAGTGTCTGTGCAGAATGAGGCCCCACTGCAGGCAGCTGCCCCTCGGGCCCGGCGGGGCCAGACCAGGGTCAGTGTGTGGGTTCAGGACATCAATGAGGCTCCAGTGTTCCCAGAGAACCCACTGAGGACGGGCATAGCCGAAGGAGCACCTCCAGGCACCTCCGTGGCAACCTTCTCTGCCAGAGACCCTGATGCACAGCAGCTGCAGAGAATCAG CTATTCCAAGGACTATGACCCAGAAGACTGGCTGCAAGTGGATGGGGCCACGGGTAGGATTCAGACCCAGCGAGTGCTGAGCCCTGCTTCACCCTTTCTGAAGGACGGCTGGTACAGGGCCATCATCCTGGCCCTGGACAATG ccATACCACCCAGCACAGCCACGGGCACCCTGTCCATTGAGATCTTAGAAGTCAACGACCATGCCCCTGCACTGGCCCCTCCGCCATCCGGCAGTCTGTGCAGTGAACCAGACCAGGGCCCTGGCCTCCTCCTGGGTGCCACGGATGAAGACCTGCCTCCGCATGGGGCCCCCTTCCATTTCCAGCTGAACCCTAGGGTCCCAGATCTTGGCCGGAACTGGAGCATCAGCCAGATTAACG TGAGCCATGCGCGCTTGAGGCTCCGACATCAGGTCTCTGAGGGCCTGCACCACCTGAGCTTGCTGCTCCAGGACTCCGGGGAGCCACCCCAGCAGCGAGAGCAAACGCTGAACGTTACCGTGTGTCGCTGTGGGACTGATGGCACTTGCCTGCCTGGGGCCGCTGCACTGCTAGCAGGAGGTGTGGGCGTCAGCCTGGGTGCATTGGTCATTGTGCTGGCCAGCACTGTGGTCCTGCTCG TTCTCATCTTACTTGCTGCGCTCCGCACGCGGTTCCGGGGACAGTCACCTGACAAGAGTCTGTTGCATGGGCTACAAGAGGACCTTCGGGACAACATCCTTAACTACGACGAgcaaggaggaggggaggaggaccaG GACGCTTATGACATAAACCAGCTGCGCCACCCAGTGGAACCAAGGGCCACCAGTCGCTCTCTGGGCAGGCCACCCCTGCGCCGAGATGCCCCCTTCAGCTACATGCCACAGCCACATCGAGCACTCCCGACCAGCCCATCTGACATTGCCAACTTCATCAGTGAT GGCTTGGAGGCTGCGGACAGTGACCCCAGCGTGCCTCCCTATGACACAGCCCTCATCTATGACTAcgagggagatggctctgtggcagGGACACTGAGTTCCATCCTGACCAGCCTGGGAGATGAGGACCAGGACTATGACTACCTCCGTGACTGGGGCCCCCGCTTTGCCCGGCTGGCAGACATGTATGGGCATCAATGA